From Aspergillus chevalieri M1 DNA, chromosome 4, nearly complete sequence, a single genomic window includes:
- a CDS encoding uncharacterized protein (COG:S;~EggNog:ENOG410PKUF;~InterPro:IPR001077,IPR036388,IPR016461,IPR029063, IPR036390;~PFAM:PF00891;~go_function: GO:0008168 - methyltransferase activity [Evidence IEA];~go_function: GO:0008171 - O-methyltransferase activity [Evidence IEA]): MTGLNATQNGNGDASSHVDDNANGTANDHSKGTSPFVKDQIPISPNAPQEVPGLLSRIVSHGDAFLSADPDARLKLLEDARALVNALETPRESMIRYCWAQSTIYAAIETGVDINLFHKLSRSDRPKSAAELAENTGCDPVMLSRLLKHLAAMGVIAEAGQDLYRRTGFTIALCSEKYSDGFPLMTRRFTAGIHALPAYLKKNGYRNPTNPKDTALQLGFNTNLHFFDITEQDPVTARQFNNHMSVYSLGRPSWMDVGFFPVQERLIEDSKITNDDVLLVDMGGSIGHDLSEFKRKWPDAPGRLILQDLPTVVCHAQGLDPAIQVTPHDFFTPQPVKGARAYYMHSILHDWPDDMCRKILANLIPSLRPGYSKVLINENVIPDTGAYWETTSLDLIMMAIGSGERTRRHWHALLESAGLKIVNIWTAPAQKGVESLIECELV; this comes from the exons ATGACCGGGTTAAACGCGACACAGAACGGAAATGGCGATGCTAGTAGCCACGTGGATGATAACGCCAACGGAACAGCCAATGATCACAGTAAAGGAACATCACCTTTCGTGAAAGACCAAATCCCAATCTCTCCGAACGCTCCTCAAGAAGTTCCTGGGCTTCTCAGTCGAATAGTTTCACATGGAGATGCTTTCCTCAGTGCCGACCCTGATGCGCGGTTGAAATTGTTGGAAGATGCTCGGGCATTGGTCAACGCTCTTGAGACTCCTCGTGAGTCGATGATTAGATATTGTTGGGCGCAG TCAACGATCTATGCGGCTATCGAGACCGGTGTCGATATTAATCTCTTCCACAAGCTGTCGCGCAGTGACAGACCTAAGTCTGCTGCGGAGTTAGCAGAAAACACAGGGTGTGATCCAGTTATGCTGT CCCGGCTACTCAAACATCTTGCCGCAATGGGTGTAATTGCGGAAGCTGGTCAGGATCTGTACCGTCGTACCGGCTTCACGATAGCCCTGTGCTCGGAGAAATACAGCGATGGTTTCCCCCttat GACACGTCGATTTACAGCCGGTATCCACGCTCTCCCTGCCTACCTAAAGAAGAACGGCTACCGCAATCCCACCAATCCTAAAGACACTGCGCTCCAGCTCGGATTCAATACAAACCTCCACTTCTTCGATATCACCGAGCAGGATCCAGTCACAGCCAGGCAGTTCAACAACCATATGTCTGTCTACAGTCTTGGACGACCGAGCTGGATGGATGTTGGCTTCTTCCCCGTACAGGAGCGGCTTATCGAAGACAGCAAAATCACCAATGATGACGTCTTACTTGTCGACATGGGCGGGAGTATCGGTCACGACCTGTCTGAATTCAAGCGGAAGTGGCCTGATGCCCCGGGACGCTTGATTCTGCAGGATCTCCCGACAGTAGTCTGCCACGCACAAGGTCTGGATCCCGCAATTCAAGTGACACCTCATGACTTCTTCACTCCTCAACCGGTCAAAG GCGCACGAGCATACTACATGCACTCTATCCTCCACGACTGGCCGGACGACATGTGCCGCAAGATCCTGGCCAATCTGATTCCATCCCTCCGCCCCGGATACAGCAAGGTATTGATCAACGAGAATGTGATCCCAGACACGGGTGCCTACTGGGAAACGACCAGCCTGGACCTGATTATGATGGCAATCGGATCGGGAGAGCGAACAAGACGGCATTGGCACGCATTGTTGGAATCGGCAGGATTGAAGATTGTAAATATTTGGACGGCACCTGCACAGAAGGGAGTGGAGAGTTTGATCGAGTGTGAGTTGGTGTAA